GTGATGTACTTTGACATGTGATGATTGCCGGAGCATTCTGAAAacctttctgtttttcatgtttgttttttaacgtCTGCACTGTCTTGTGTGAGCACTCACAGTGTCGACCAGCAGGATGTAGTCGCAGCTTCCGCCAAACACGATGACATCTGAATCTTTCCCCGGACACGCAGTGTGCCACAACcttagagagacagagaagaaaaaaaaacgtttaaaaTCCGGTAACATTTAAACCTTCGAAAGGCCGATCAATGTCAAGAGCATTTAGTTACAATACTACCACTGAAAATACTTATACCTTGGTTTATTCTTAAAAGGGTGCTCAAATTCTGTCCatttctttgtttcagtgtCGAGCAACCAGCCATCACCTGATGAAAACAGTAAGAATTATCATCAGGTGGTCAAAAGAAcaattaaaatgaccatgaaGCCACATTTGTCTCACTCATGGGTTTGCAGTCCACACTGAGACCTCCAAATAGGAAGAGGGCGGTATCTGACACTGCTGTGAGAGTATGCCAGGACCTTCCCACTGGAATGGAGGAATCTGGGACTCTGGAGAACATATTTAGAATTTTAAGAGCCATTAATGTAATACTGCTCAATAATGTTATGATTGTGACCATTTAATGCAATAAAGCTCATAACGCAGTAAGTACTCTTGATGGCATGTTAATAACTCTGATTTTCAGCACACACGTCATGCATAACATGCAACGGATTCTGTATATTTCCTTCAAcacagcaataaaacaaacatacatACATTTCTGACCATGCCCACGATTCAAGGTTTAGGCAATGGATGTCACTTGTCCTGGTTTCCTGTAttaaaacataataataatattactGTTTGTATCTGATAGCcgttttaattttaatttaagtCGGGCTCTCACCATGACTCTACCTCCACAGACGTAGCCTCTACAGCCCAGGGTGGCGCTGGCGTGGGCTGCTCTCGGAGCGGGAGCGCGGCCCTGGAAGCACAGACATCCACTGGATTGACATCGGGCTAAATGTTGCATTTCATATGTTATTCATTCACAGGAATCCCACACGAGTGGGCCGACCTGGATTTTTGGTTCACTCCATGTGGATTGTGCAGGATCAAATACATGAACTTCATTGTTCCAGCCCCAGAAAACATCTTCAACCTGCCAACAACAGAACGGCCAAACACGGGCAGACGTCAATCTGGTTTCAAATacttaattattatttttttcacgaCAGGGAGTCAAAACAGATTTACAGTCAAATTCAAATAAAACCAATACCCATGATGTTTCGTCTATGATGAagcttctgtttctgctgtcaaCATCAGTCAACAGTTTGTGGCCATATCCACCAAAGTAGATGAGTCTggagaaaatcaaacaaaacattaacaCAAATACTGCCACAGCCTGTACGTTTCTATTCAGCCATTTCTGTTAGTCAGACGTGGGTATTTTTTACACAGGATCTCTTTTTTGTCACAGCTGAGACTCGAACATGTGTCCCACACACTGAAACTGATGCATCACCAAAGAGGACAATGATATAACTGTCATAAAAGCACAAATAGCAGTCACTCAggtcttttttccccatttcaacatatatatatatgtatgtggtgtaaaaacacaaactgtattTTTGCATGTCCAACATTGtttgagattttaaaaaagcaacttGAACACAACTGAGTATGGATCCAGGacaaaagaaacagacagaTGAGGTTTTGAACCTATTATTATCCGAGCAGTGCGTTTGATCTGCTAGGCCCGTCTGAGACAAACAGCTTGGAAATGACCTCTTcttcaaaatgcttttttttcttccaagaagcagtaaaatctgttcaacaacagcagaaaatgcaacaaaaccaaagctaaagcttttcaaagatggCAAACTTTTCTAAACGTGTAAAAACTGGTCCGAAATGTCCAGCAATCTGCACACATGAAGCAGCAGTTCATTGAGTCAAATATATAAAATAGAGCAGATTGAGtaaaattcctccttccttacCTCCCACCATGAACCCAGCAGGATAATTTGTCTCGAGGTGATGGTGCAGAACCAAACTCATGCATGATCTTCCTCCACGTATATTTACCGTCGGTCAGGTCCACACAGTAAATCTGTTTAAAGGCATATTAATCCAGTCTTAACCATGAAGTCAGGTTGTGTAAACAGTGAGTTACTTCTATTCATATCTAACGGTGAGGAACTTTCATCGTTCTCTTCCATAATGTTCATATTCCCAAAGCCTTTTATGTAATCTCCGCCCTGAATCAATGTAATCAATTGTATCGCAGCAGTGGCATTCATCTCACTTGATTGGTTTGTCCATTGTCATCACAACCTCCAAATATGTACAAGTGTCCGTCCAGGGAGCTGCCGCAGGTCCCCGACATGGAGGGAGGGACTTCTCCTTCCATGTGAAACActctccttcaaaataaaaagacaaagaaataaatataaacacttaagagcaaataaatgtaaatgtgaatttTACTGACTACTGACAGCTTGAATTTGTTTGGCCTTCTCACCATGTACCTCCCTCCAAGTCATAAACCCAGATCTCATCGCTGGGTAGAAACACCTCGTCTTCAGCAATCGActgttaaagaaaacaaacacgtTTATCACAGTAGAATAAATAATGCAGCAACTATGAAGTTTATTATTCTAATGTCACAAAATAATTGCTCACTTCTGTATTTTCCCCCCAATGGATCCAAGTTGTGCATTACAAAAATACTGAACTTTATTCTCCACGACTGTTGAATGTATGAAATGATATTGACAACTGATGATTTAGTAAATAGctattaaataaaatgaacagtTACAAATTGTTAAACATAAACACTGCACCCTCAATACCAAGGAATAGTTTTACTCTCCTTTAAGTTATTGTGTTATATGTTATCTCTTTGGCAACTTCAATAGTCAAGGTGTAACAATGGCTTAAAAAACATGTATAAACACAATCACTGTATGCCCATACAGTGTTTCTCAAAATTGTTAACAAAAAcctcattcttttttttaattaataattataATTAATATGTTACTGTGGTACTGTTGATTATAACAGGTCACTGACAGGTGTTCACTATGTACTCATGATACACAGTGACAGTTCTGATTCATTGGGTTGAGCATCCATCTTTAAATACtgcaaaaacaatataataTTGCAGAAGAATTGGTTGAATATAAAGCTGtaataaatggaaataaagaagaacGTGAACTTTAAGATGCAGATAGTGCTGAAcattcctcttttctctgttcttgtCAGAACAGGTCCTCCTGTATGTTGTGAACGTCTCACCATGTATCCTCCCCACACGTACAGCAGGCTGCTCTCCACCACCGCCGTGTGTCCGCTCCTCTCCCGGGCGACCAGCTCCGAGCAGTGCCTCTCAAACTCCTCATCCATGACAGCGTGCTGTGAATACAAACACAGGATCAGTTTCACACATGATCATGAGGCTGTCACGTTAGGGGACACACAGctaacaacaacacacacagcacgaGCAGTACGAACACTCCCCGCGACGATACTTTATGAAAGATACTCACAAACTACAAAGCTCTTTCAGTGGtcgtgtgtttttctctcatatTGAGACCAGCAGACGCTTTTGATAGCTGGATGGCAAGCACAGTCCGAGTCGCCTCGTTGCGATCAGCTGTTTAAACCAAATACTAAATAAAACAGTACTTCCGGTTCTAGCTGGTTTTCAACATAAACGTCATTCACGCGCCACATGACGCAAAGAATTAAACATTACATTTTGATAAATCCTGTCGATATAAGCTAAACCATAGGGACTAGCGTACAGAAGCTTAGACAATGATTTAATTAGCAGAAAGCGACTTTCTAAATTTCTATTAGatttaataatttcattttttaagcattttctgcttttcaagTTGGCTGAACCATGACCCAAAAATAATTCCATGACCCAAAAATAATTCATCATTTATAACTGAACTGACCATAACTTAAATGGATACTTATTCTCATATttatcaaatcatttttttaaatgttgtttttactcTCAAGGAGAGATAAATAAATGTTCTGAgtcatttaaagaaatgttttcccCCAGTTTGGTATGTGCCCATTTGAGACATGTCAAACTAGATGAATTAAATAGAGTAGagtagaaatacatttttaatctcGGAGAGAAGTTCTTTTAAAGGGTTTGGGTAAGAACTTTTGGAGAGTATGTTGGGAAGAAAAGTTTGCTAAACAAGGGGAAAAAACTAAACGAATTATGTAGTACTTCAGCAACTAGTGGCACGCTTTCTATAAATTAAAAATCTTAACATCCTTTTTTGTCTGTTAATGTAGTTTATTACGGAGACTCTGCCTTGTACCTTTATTTTGAATCCGTGGTCTTAGCGGAAGTGACGACATGTTTGCGGAAGGTGACATTACGCGCCAAAGCTTGAGTGTTGTGGGAAGAAGGCACGATGGAAATCTCCcggaaaataaagacaaaagtgtCCTCCGGCTTTAAAATGCGGGGGCTCATGCTGCGACCGTATGTATTTCTTTCAGTATGTTCATATCTTTGCTGATGTTGAAGTCCgcgcttcctgtctttctgtaaGAGAACAAAGTGCTTTCAGTCAACAGCAGCAAGCGGACCTCTTGGAAATCATAGTTTTACACGCAACCTCTTGTTTCtgtcgttttttgttttttttttacataattccTTATTGTGTTTTCATACAGTGATGCAAGCAAGTACCTTGTGGAAGTGCTGGAATCTGTTAGCTCCTCTGAACTGGAGGATGTTATTGAAAAGGTCCTGGATGCAGTGGAAAAGCAGCCACGTACGTTCAGTTTATCCCATCATACTCGGTTATATGCAGAGTTTGCATGGTGTCACCaaggtgtgttttcctgcagtgtCTTCTAACATGATCGAGCTGTCAGTGGTGGAAAATGCCGTGCAGGACTGCTCCCAATCCTGTGATGAAGCCATGTGAGTTGAGCTTGAGCTCTCTGAATCATcaaaatgtgttatttgttAGGTATGTTTTAAAACTTTACACGTGTAACTGCTTTCATAGAGATTGTGCAGTCCATTATACTGACAAAATGataaagttacaaaaaatgTCTGTGGCTTTGAAGTATCAAGTATTGTAACACATTTATTAATATTTCTAGGTGAATAAAAACTATATTCACCATCCATCTGCTGTCCCACtttgtccagttcagccggtcTGTACTTAAACGTAAATCCCTGCTGTGGTGTGTCAGAAAGGAAACTGGATCTAGGAGTAGAACATCGATGAATGGAAGCAGCTTTAACATTATGATTCATTGACGTGAATCTGGATTTTATCTGACAAAATTGAATGAATTCTTTCAAAAGTCAGAATATCTTTTCACCCTTTTCCATCATTGAGCAAAACACAATGGTATCTAATGCTGGTCTTAATTTCATAAGCTGTACAGGCATTGCATTTTGCACACAGACTCATACACTCATGTGTACCTGAAGGTTTTATAAAGTTAGTGTAGGAAAAAAGTATTGGTCAGTGACTTGTATCAAAGTCATGGTGCTGGTCCCTGTACAGGAAGCGAGCATGTCACAAAGATAAAAGCTCTATAAGAATGAAGAAGAGCTTTAACCAAAAGACATTTTTAGTTTAACTAAATACTATTTGAGTGATCATCATGATtgtgctgcagagaaacactttatgaactgtatttttttttttttcctccagagatAACGTTTTCAACATCATTGGGGCCTTCGATGTGCCCAGATACATTTACAGTGCGGAGAGAAAGAAATTCATACCgtaagtcaagaaaaaaaaacatttcttccttcttttctcaatgtcacagtgtttgttttaatttgattcagTCAGTACCTTCATGCCACCGTCTTTGGAcctacattaaaaacaaaaacaaaagtttttaaTTTGTACTTGCATGTAAACTGAATTAGAACATGTAGCTTTTTTGCTTTGTTAGCATCGGTATGACCAGCCATCCGGCCCCCAGTCTGTGTGGCTCGGCCAAGGACAAAGCCGAGCTCTTCAGGGAGCGctacacactcctccagcaggtcggtgagctcacacaccactgcagATGGACAAACTGAACCAGCTGTGATTGCTACcgtttcaatttatttatttattttttttaatacagcgAACGCATCGACATGAGCTCTTCACTCCACCTGCCATCGGAGCTGCTGTGGAAGAGGGCCAAAACAAATTTCAGGTATCAGGTTTGAATCAATATTGTTCACTGAGTTAAttataaattcagtttttcagacgttctcttgttgtttttgttctagcTGAAGACGATTGAAGCGCTGCTGGGTAGCACAGCCAAACTGGGAGAGGTGATCGTACTGGGGATGATCACACAACTGAAAGAGGTGACGATAACATGaagttttcattcagtttttcagtAATATATTGCTTTACTATTGAATTTCATACTAATGTAAACTTTTTCAGGGTAAATACTACCTTGAGGACCCGAGTGGAACAGTCCAGCTGGACATGTCCAAAGCAATATCCTTTTCAGTGACGTGCCAACAACATGCGTTTCATCAACACGATACGGCTGTTCAAAGAGTTAGAATCCTTAGTTTTGTTCTCACCAGTTTCACAACGGCCTGTACACAGAATCCTGCTTCGTCCTGGCAGAAGGTAAGATCATCTTAAACTACCTCTAGAGCgctgcatggtggtgcagtgggtaGTGCGTCTGGTTCGATTCCATGACTAATGAACCGGCTGTTTTCACCCAGTGTTAGTGGTATAAAGTCAGAACATGACTGGGGTTGCTCTGTTTCTCAGGCTGGTACGAGGACTCAGTTTTCCACGT
Above is a window of Salarias fasciatus chromosome 19, fSalaFa1.1, whole genome shotgun sequence DNA encoding:
- the LOC115407074 gene encoding kelch domain-containing protein 1 isoform X1, translating into MDEEFERHCSELVARERSGHTAVVESSLLYVWGGYMSIAEDEVFLPSDEIWVYDLEGGTWRVFHMEGEVPPSMSGTCGSSLDGHLYIFGGCDDNGQTNQIYCVDLTDGKYTWRKIMHEFGSAPSPRDKLSCWVHGGRLIYFGGYGHKLLTDVDSRNRSFIIDETSWVEDVFWGWNNEVHVFDPAQSTWSEPKIQGRAPAPRAAHASATLGCRGYVCGGRVMETRTSDIHCLNLESWAWSEIVPDSSIPVGRSWHTLTAVSDTALFLFGGLSVDCKPMSDGWLLDTETKKWTEFEHPFKNKPRLWHTACPGKDSDVIVFGGSCDYILLVDTGHCNDALVFQMQPYPLFRICEDYIAKDVRNSEKLRNQLPLLPPKLQKAVQKRMSFYRPSKKPNLS
- the LOC115407074 gene encoding kelch domain-containing protein 1 isoform X2, translating into MVRRPNKFKLRVFHMEGEVPPSMSGTCGSSLDGHLYIFGGCDDNGQTNQIYCVDLTDGKYTWRKIMHEFGSAPSPRDKLSCWVHGGRLIYFGGYGHKLLTDVDSRNRSFIIDETSWVEDVFWGWNNEVHVFDPAQSTWSEPKIQGRAPAPRAAHASATLGCRGYVCGGRVMETRTSDIHCLNLESWAWSEIVPDSSIPVGRSWHTLTAVSDTALFLFGGLSVDCKPMSDGWLLDTETKKWTEFEHPFKNKPRLWHTACPGKDSDVIVFGGSCDYILLVDTGHCNDALVFQMQPYPLFRICEDYIAKDVRNSEKLRNQLPLLPPKLQKAVQKRMSFYRPSKKPNLS